A region of Ochotona princeps isolate mOchPri1 chromosome 2, mOchPri1.hap1, whole genome shotgun sequence DNA encodes the following proteins:
- the AUNIP gene encoding aurora kinase A and ninein-interacting protein: MRRRGPEEEACGVWLDAAALKRHKVQTHLIKPVLTLLPKERKASISLTQRRTPPAGGKQTSITSFLTSQPGKRNSGGQRSVPSHVESQINQESTNDATPLGCLVQGSEDDYLAPPFATSTPADTQGAGLCPHPLQTYSQQRMGTPLWTEMSLLQPSIPVSAAKSKTSLAFSFTQDLESSWDQNEEKDSSRRKEWLHDTKKTCQGLESPSSTARSRCHQSLDRTRLEKIASTKENRQVLQTHRDFRSGEKTDCVKQSPHPVSVLPWDSENDRDTWSQLFTEDSQGQQVIAHKSRAPFQDISSSWNQELGQFSSSPRAQSQDGLTRLFTQDSEGNQVIRHPL, from the exons ATGAGGCGGAGAGGCCCCGAGGAGGAGGCCTGCGGCGTGTGGCTGGACGCCGCGGCTCTGAAGAGGCACAAAGTGCAG ACACATTTAATCAAACCAGTGTTAACACTCCTTCCGAAAGAGAGGAAGGCTAGTATTTCTTTAACTCAAAGAAGGACCCCTCCTGCAGGTGGTAAGCAGACCAGCATCACTTCCTTCCTGACCTCGCAGCCAG GAAAGAGAAACAGCGGTGGCCAGAGAAGTGTTCCATCTCATGTGGAAAGTCAGATCAACCAGGAATCCACCAATGATGCAACTCCGCTAGGCTGTCTGGTGCAAGGCTCTGAAGATGATTACCTGGCACCCCCTTTTGCCACTTCAACTCCAGCAGACACCCAGGGGGCTGGACTCTGTCCTCACCCCCTCCAGACTTATAGCCAACAGAGAATGGGGACCCCACTTTGGACTGAGATGTCTCTGCTCCAGCCTAGCATCCCAGTCTCTGCTGCAAAGAGTAAAACCTCACTGGCTTTTTCCTTTACCCAGGACTTGGAAAGTTCTTGGGACCAAAATGAGGAAAAGGATTCTTCCAGGAGAAAGGAATGGCTTCATGACACTAAGAAGACCTGCCAGGGCCTAGAGAGCCCCAGCAGCACAGCTAGGAGCAGATGTCACCAGTCCTTGGACAGAACGAGACTAGAAAAGATTGCGTCTACCAAAGAAAACAGGCAGGTTCTTCAAACTCACAGGGACTTCCGGAGTGGAGAGAAAACAGACTGTGTGAAGCAAAGCCCTCATCCTGTTTCTGTGCTTCCCTGGGACAGTGAGAATGACAGGGACACCTGGAGTCAGCTTTTCACTGAAGATTCTCAGGGCCAGCAGGTCATTGCTCACAAATCCAGAGCCCCTTTCCAGGAcatcagcagcagctggaaccaggagctggggcagttTTCCAGCAGCCCTCGGGCTCaaagccaggatgggctgacACGTCTCTTTACACAGGATTCTGAAGGTAATCAAGTTATCAGGCATCCATTGTAA
- the PAQR7 gene encoding membrane progestin receptor alpha, with product MAMAVAQKFSHFLYNLRQATQVSPQPEPVFTVDRAQVPPLFWKPYIYAGYRPLHRTWRFYFRTLFQQHNEAVNVWTHLLAAVVLLLRLAVFMGTVDFWGDPHALPLFIIVLASFTYLSFSALAHLLQAKSEFWHYCFFFLDYVGVAVYQFGSALAHFYYAIEPAWHSQVQAVFLPTAAFLAWLSCTGSCYNKYIQKPGLLGRTCQEVPSAVAYALDISPVIHRILVSSDPATNDPALLYHKCQVVFFLLAAAFFSTVMPERWFPGSCHVFGQGHQLFHVFLVLCTLAQLEAVTLDYEARRPIYEPLHMRSPHNFAGLFLLTVVSSVLTAFLLSQLVRRKLEQKTQ from the coding sequence ATGGCCATGGCGGTGGCCCAGAAGTTCAGCCACTTCCTGTACAATCTGCGCCAGGCCACACAGGTGTCTCCGCAGCCAGAGCCTGTCTTTACGGTGGACCGGGCCCAGGTGCCGCCCCTCTTCTGGAAGCCCTACATCTATGCTGGCTACCGGCCACTGCATCGGACCTGGCGTTTCTACTTCCGCACGCTCTTCCAGCAGCACAATGAGGCGGTGAACGTCTGGACCCACCTGCTAGCGGCCGTGGTGCTGCTCCTGCGGCTGGCCGTCTTCATGGGGACCGTGGACTTCTGGGGAGACCCACACGCCCTGCCCCTCTTCATCATCGTCCTCGCCTCCTTCACCTACCTCTCCTTCAGTGCCCTCGCTCACCTCCTGCAGGCCAAATCTGAGTTCTGGCATTACTGCTTCTTCTTCCTGGACTACGTGGGTGTGGCTGTGTACCAGTTTGGCAGTGCCCTGGCACACTTCTATTATGCCATTGAGCCTGCCTGGCACTCACAGGTGCAGGCTGTGTTCCTGCCTACAGCTGCCTTCCTTGCCTGGCTTTCCTGTACAGGCTCCTGCTACAACAAGTACATCCAGAAGCCCGGCCTCCTAGGCCGCACCTGCCAGGAGGTGCCCTCTGCGGTGGCCTATGCCCTGGACATCAGCCCCGTGATACACCGCATCTTGGTGTCCTCTGATCCAGCCACAAATGACCCGGCCCTCCTCTACCACAAATGCCAGGTGGTATTTTTTCTGCTGGCTGCCGCCTTTTTCTCCACCGTCATGCCTGAACGCTGGTTCCCTGGCAGCTGCCATGTCTTTGGACAGGGCCACCAACTCTTCCATGTCTTCTTGGTGCTATGCACGCTGGCTCAGCTGGAGGCTGTGACGCTGGACTACGAGGCCCGGCGGCCCATCTATGAGCCTCTGCACATGCGCTCACCCCACAACTTCGCGGGCCTCTTCCTGCTCACCGTGGTCAGCAGCGTCCTCACGGCATTCCTCTTGAGCCAGCTGGTGCGGCGCAAACTCGAGCAGAAGACCCAGTGA